In Nocardioides dokdonensis FR1436, the following are encoded in one genomic region:
- a CDS encoding DUF2516 family protein produces MLDVYSLELGFYALLAFVLLAVKIFAFVNSLMFSSESYEAAGKLTKPAWTIILGIAVAVQVLLLNSPIGILNLILTIAALVYLVDVRPAMAGLRRR; encoded by the coding sequence TCGAGCTCGGCTTCTACGCCCTGCTCGCCTTCGTGCTGCTCGCGGTGAAGATCTTCGCGTTCGTGAACTCGCTGATGTTCTCGTCCGAGTCCTACGAAGCGGCCGGCAAGCTCACCAAGCCGGCCTGGACGATCATCCTGGGCATCGCAGTCGCTGTGCAGGTCCTGCTCCTCAACAGCCCCATCGGCATCCTCAATCTCATCCTCACCATTGCTGCATTGGTCTATCTCGTCGACGTTCGTCCTGCCATGGCAGGTCTACGACGTCGCTAA
- a CDS encoding polysaccharide biosynthesis tyrosine autokinase, whose product MELKDYLRILRRRWLMVVASTLIVVGAASAFTFTATPQYQSTARLFVSTYGDGGSGSGDVSSAYQGGLFSQQRVSSYAVLVGKSESLAQSVVEDLDLSLSASELRSKVSATVSPETVLIELSALDADPVQAQAIAQAYAMGLSDLVRKLETPAGADDPLIKASVEDDASLPSSPVTPQPVRNLGLAFVLGLLLGFGLAVARELLDTSVKTVEDVSTTTEAPLLGSIAYDASVKTEPLVSTLDSHAPRAEAFRVLRTNLQFVDVDAATKVFVVTSALPGEGKTTTAVNLALTLAQAGQKTLLIECDLRRPKATAALDLDSSVGVTTVLLGKVSFEDALQEYAATGLAVLASGAIPPNPAELLQSRAMTELLTRCREQFDTIIIDAPPLLPVTDAALLSTQADGAILVVAHGRTTKDQLAQAAQRLGAVDAALVGAVLNMTPSRRGRGYGASYGYGYGYGYAPSAPEPTKPHRSDRSRRRGSDKAAD is encoded by the coding sequence ATGGAACTGAAGGACTATCTGCGCATCCTGAGGCGCCGGTGGCTGATGGTAGTCGCGTCGACCCTGATCGTCGTCGGGGCCGCGTCTGCCTTCACGTTCACTGCCACCCCGCAGTACCAGTCGACGGCCCGGCTCTTCGTCTCCACCTACGGAGATGGCGGCAGCGGTAGCGGCGACGTCAGCAGCGCCTACCAGGGTGGCCTTTTCAGCCAGCAGCGCGTCTCGTCGTACGCCGTGCTCGTCGGCAAGAGCGAGAGCCTTGCCCAGAGCGTCGTCGAGGACCTCGACCTCAGCCTGTCGGCCAGCGAGCTGCGCAGCAAGGTTTCGGCCACTGTTTCGCCCGAGACGGTCCTGATCGAACTGTCCGCGCTGGACGCCGACCCCGTCCAGGCACAGGCCATTGCGCAGGCCTACGCGATGGGCTTGAGCGATCTCGTCCGCAAGCTGGAGACGCCTGCCGGCGCGGACGACCCGTTAATCAAGGCCAGCGTCGAAGATGATGCCTCGCTCCCCTCGTCCCCGGTCACCCCTCAGCCCGTCCGCAACCTGGGCTTGGCGTTCGTGCTCGGCCTGCTGCTCGGCTTCGGACTGGCGGTCGCCCGCGAGCTGCTGGACACGAGCGTGAAGACCGTCGAGGACGTCTCGACGACCACCGAGGCCCCCCTGCTCGGCTCGATCGCCTATGACGCCTCGGTCAAGACCGAGCCACTCGTCAGCACTCTGGACTCGCACGCACCGAGGGCCGAAGCCTTCCGGGTGCTGCGCACCAATCTGCAGTTCGTCGACGTCGATGCAGCGACCAAGGTCTTCGTGGTCACGTCGGCCTTACCGGGCGAGGGCAAGACCACCACGGCGGTCAACTTGGCTCTCACGCTGGCGCAAGCTGGACAGAAGACGCTCCTGATCGAGTGCGACCTGCGTCGCCCCAAGGCGACCGCTGCCCTCGATCTCGATAGCTCCGTCGGGGTCACGACCGTCCTGCTCGGGAAGGTCAGCTTCGAGGACGCCTTGCAGGAGTACGCAGCCACCGGCCTGGCGGTCCTCGCCAGCGGAGCCATACCGCCCAACCCGGCAGAGCTGCTTCAGTCCCGCGCCATGACCGAGCTCCTGACACGATGCCGGGAACAGTTCGACACCATCATCATCGATGCGCCGCCGCTGCTGCCTGTCACCGACGCAGCCTTGCTCTCGACCCAGGCCGACGGCGCCATCCTGGTCGTGGCGCATGGCAGGACGACGAAGGACCAGCTCGCGCAGGCCGCCCAGCGCCTGGGTGCCGTCGACGCGGCGCTGGTGGGCGCGGTGCTCAACATGACCCCCTCGCGACGTGGTCGCGGATACGGGGCCAGCTACGGCTACGGCTACGGCTACGGCTACGCCCCTTCCGCACCCGAGCCCACCAAGCCTCACCGCAGCGACCGCTCTCGCCGCCGCGGTAGCGACAAGGCCGCCGACTGA
- a CDS encoding phosphomannose isomerase type II C-terminal cupin domain: MIGESENRPWGSWTVLDEGDGFKVKRIHVDPHSRLSYQTHEHRAEHWVIAAGRCTAVIDGETVVAGPGESIWVEVGQAHRITNQEDFPLVVIEVQMGTYTGEDDICRLEDDYGRTPVATS, translated from the coding sequence ATGATCGGTGAGAGCGAGAACCGCCCGTGGGGTTCGTGGACCGTGCTCGACGAGGGCGACGGCTTCAAGGTCAAGCGCATCCACGTCGACCCACACTCCCGACTGAGCTATCAGACCCACGAGCACCGAGCCGAGCACTGGGTGATCGCCGCCGGCCGCTGCACCGCCGTCATCGATGGCGAGACTGTCGTGGCCGGACCCGGCGAATCGATCTGGGTCGAGGTCGGCCAGGCCCACCGCATCACCAACCAGGAGGACTTCCCGCTGGTGGTGATCGAGGTGCAGATGGGCACCTATACCGGCGAGGACGACATCTGCCGCCTCGAGGACGACTACGGGCGGACGCCGGTCGCCACCTCGTAG